The genomic window TCTCCCAGTTGCGCCGGGTACTCGGCCGCGACCGCGTGGTGCGCCAGGCGCCGGGCTACCGGCTGCGGCTCGACGGGGCCGCCGACGAGGTGGACGCCGACCGGTTCCGCGCCCTTGTCGCCGAGGCCCGCCCCGTACGGGACCCGCGGGCACGGGCGGCACTGCTCACCCAGGCCCTCGACTTGTGGCGGGGGCCCGCTTACGCGGACTTCGCGGACGAGGAGTTCGTACGGGGCGCTGCGCAGCGCCTCGCGGAGCAGCGGCTGTCCGTCGTGGAGGAGCAGGCCGACGCCCGCCTGGAGGCCGGGGACCATGTCCTCCTCGCCGGAGAACTGGCCGACCTCGTGGTCCGGCATCCGCTGAGGGAACGCCTGCGCGCCGCCCAGATGCGCGCGCTCTACCTGGCGGGCCGCCAGAGCGAGGCCCTCGCGTCGTACGAGGACCTCCGCGCGCGGCTCGCCGACGAGCTGGGCGTCGACCCCAGCCCCGCCCTCAGCGCCCTCCACCGGTCGGTCCTCCGCCAGGACCCGGGCCTCTGCCCCACCGGGGTCCCCCCGACGCCGCCGGAGTCGGCCTCGGCGCCGCCCGGGCAGACCTCCGTGATGGCGGGGCAGGACTCGACGGCGGGGCAGACCTCCGCGACGACGATGCAGCCCGCTACGGCGACGGTGCAGTCCGCCACGGCGACGGGCCAGGGCCCTGCTGCGGCCGGGGCCGGGGCCGGCTCTGCGTCCCCCGGGCCGGGACTCCGCGGCACCGAGGGCGCAGAACCGGCGGTGCCGCCGGCGGCCGGAGCCCACGCGAACCTTCCCGTGGCGCTCACGCCGCTCATCGGGCGCGATCAGGCGCTCGGGCGGCTTTCGGGGCTCCTGGGTGCCGCGCGGCTGGTGACGCTCACCGGGCCCGGCGGGGTCGGGAAGACCCGGCTGGCGGTGGCGGCGGCCGGTGTGGAGGCGGCCGGGGCGCCGGGCGGGGAGTTGTCGGACGGGGTGTGGCTCGTGGAGTTCGCCGGCGTGCGCGCCGGCAGCGCCGCAGACCTCGCACAGGTCGTCGCCGCCACCCTCGGCATCCGGGACGATGCCCCGTCCGCACTGCCGGGTGCCGGTGCCGGTGCCGGCGCCGGAGGGCCGTCCCCCGCCCACCGGCTCGCCGCCGCACTGCGGGACCGCCGCATCCTGCTCGTCCTGGACAACTGCGAGCACGTCGTCGACGCCGCCGCCGAGCTCGCTGAGCTGATGCTGCGCACCGCCCCCGGCCTGCGCGTGCTGACCACCAGCCAGGAGCCGCTCGGGCTGGCCGGCGAGGCCGTGTTCCTCGTCGAGCCGCTCCGGACCGCCGATGCCGTGCGGCTGTTCACCGAGCGCGCCGCCGCCTCCGCTCCCGGCTTCCCCCGGGACCTGGAGGCGTTCGCCCCGGCCGACCGCGAGGCCGTCGCCGAGATCTGCCGTCGCCTCGACGGCATCCCGCTCGCCCTCGAACTCGCCGCCACCCGCGTACGCGCCCTGGGCGTACGGGAGCTCGCGGTCCGACTCGGCGACCGGTTCCGGGTCCTGACCGCCCGACAGCGGGGCGCGCCCGCCCGCCAGCAGACCCTGCGGGCCATGATCGACTGGAGCTGGGAGCTGCTCAGCGCGCCCGAACGCATCGTCCTGCGCCGCCTGGCGGCGCACAGCGACGGCTGCGACCTGGACGCCGCGGAAGCGACCTGCGCGGGTGACGGCGTCGCCCGTGAGGAGGTGCTCGATCTGGTGACGCGGCTCGTCGACCGGTCCCTCGTGGTCGTCGTGGACGGGCCCACCGGGCCCCGCTACCGGCTCCTGGAGTCCGTCGCGGTGTACGCGACCGAGCGGCTGCACGAGATGGCGGACGTCACCGCCGTACGCGACCGCCATCTGCGCCACTACCTCGCGCTCGCCGAGCGCGCCGAGCCCCGGCTGCGCGGCGCCGACCAGCGGTCCTGGCTGGCCTGCCTGGACGCCGAGGCCGGCAATCTGCGCACGGCGCTCGACGAGGCGGTGCGCCGCGCCGCCCCGGGGCAGGCCGACGAGGCGGTACGGCTGGCCACCGCCCTGTCCTGGTGGTGGTTGCTGCGCGGGCGCCTGACCGAGGCCCGCCGCAGCCTGTCGGCCGTCCTCGTCGCCGCCAAGGACACTGCACCCGAACTCGCCCTGCTGCATGCCGCGTTCGCGCTGCTCACCGGTGACCACGCCGAGACGGACGCCACCGTCACCGTCACCGCGACCGTCACCGCGACCGTCACCGCGACCGTGGCCGCCGAAGCCGTCCCCGACCCCGTGCGCCGCGCCCGCGCCCTGTGGCTGTGCGCGTACGGCCTGTTCAGCGCGGGCGAGGCCGCCGCCGGTGAAGAGCTGAACACCCACGCCCTCGCCGTCTTCACCGCTGCCGGTGAC from Streptomyces sp. FIT100 includes these protein-coding regions:
- a CDS encoding BTAD domain-containing putative transcriptional regulator — encoded protein: MRFGVLGPLVVWDDEGETVKVPEAKVRALLADLLAHDGGPVSADRLIDDLWGGEPPGKPAGALQAKVSQLRRVLGRDRVVRQAPGYRLRLDGAADEVDADRFRALVAEARPVRDPRARAALLTQALDLWRGPAYADFADEEFVRGAAQRLAEQRLSVVEEQADARLEAGDHVLLAGELADLVVRHPLRERLRAAQMRALYLAGRQSEALASYEDLRARLADELGVDPSPALSALHRSVLRQDPGLCPTGVPPTPPESASAPPGQTSVMAGQDSTAGQTSATTMQPATATVQSATATGQGPAAAGAGAGSASPGPGLRGTEGAEPAVPPAAGAHANLPVALTPLIGRDQALGRLSGLLGAARLVTLTGPGGVGKTRLAVAAAGVEAAGAPGGELSDGVWLVEFAGVRAGSAADLAQVVAATLGIRDDAPSALPGAGAGAGAGGPSPAHRLAAALRDRRILLVLDNCEHVVDAAAELAELMLRTAPGLRVLTTSQEPLGLAGEAVFLVEPLRTADAVRLFTERAAASAPGFPRDLEAFAPADREAVAEICRRLDGIPLALELAATRVRALGVRELAVRLGDRFRVLTARQRGAPARQQTLRAMIDWSWELLSAPERIVLRRLAAHSDGCDLDAAEATCAGDGVAREEVLDLVTRLVDRSLVVVVDGPTGPRYRLLESVAVYATERLHEMADVTAVRDRHLRHYLALAERAEPRLRGADQRSWLACLDAEAGNLRTALDEAVRRAAPGQADEAVRLATALSWWWLLRGRLTEARRSLSAVLVAAKDTAPELALLHAAFALLTGDHAETDATVTVTATVTATVTATVAAEAVPDPVRRARALWLCAYGLFSAGEAAAGEELNTHALAVFTAAGDQWGTAAALGLRATLALVHGDLAGLGRDGLRSAALFRELGDRWGELQTVSPLAALAEIKGDYADAARRQREGLEIARELGLEAEVSARLSGLGRLALLARDWEGGRDLHEQARRIAVEQGYKYGEIHSEMGLALGARRSGDLDAAEAHLLHIRDGHADVSSEAGDHLLLAELGFIAELRGDADRSVAHHLRGLDVARSLGEPRALALSLEGLAGAAALHRHGDSHGQGPGQGHGQGPGHESAAVCAALLLGAADAARRGVGAPLPPAERGDVDRITEAVRAALGGGPAFTEAFERGARLTPEEAVRQARTALDRPTDGAA